TTCTTTAAGAAAATCTGCACTATTTTCCTAACAACTTACAACATGTAGAGGCTTCCGACGTTAAAACGATGATCTTACGCTACGATTCCACATGTCTTATTTTGCACTAAATAATACACTAAGCTATTTCTCGACTACTTGTATTATAATCGTATTCATATAAAATTGCTACATCAGGTTAACTGATAGATTAATATACCATATTGAGAATCATAGCATAATGTCATCTCCGCAACGAATATTTAGCCCATCACCCTTAATCCTTAGCATTGCAAGCATGCAATTTTTAGGTACACTATGTTTCtataaaatgaatttttgtaGTATTTGTGCTCTTTTGTTCAATCATCAGAGCCTAGAATCAGAAGACAGGATATCTTCACCCACCTTATTTTCTCCTACTGTCTTTGATCCTTCTATCGAGTTGTCCCGATCGTGCATTGACCACAATACACTCGTTACATAATAAATTTCTTACAATACATCTGATGTTCTGATCTTAATAAGAATGAAATTTTTCCACAATTGAGATTCGATACAAAACGATCGACGATGTAACTTTCaaagttaaaaattttatttaatttcatgtatttGCCATTGAAAATGTCAGAATCTTTAATATCAAAAGTGACGTACTTTTACGattattataacaataaattctgcatttattacatatgtatgtgtaGTCTAATTTAGCCAATAGGTAGTAGCTAAGAATTAACTAGATATACAAGAACAGAAAGTACGCACTTCTGTTATTACAAGATAAGCGAAATTCTGACGCAACCGCATTTTGTCATTTCTCGTATCGAATACTTAAAGAATTTTAGGACCCTTACTTTATGGTAAAAAAACTTACCAGGTAAAGCAATATGTATGTAGATTTGCTCTTGTGTACATAAATAATGTACAGTGGTACAGAGCCATGttatagaaaaaaatatatatatataaacatgtaTATAGTTTATAAAAACGTACATTGTATTAAGAGTCCTTGCATCCTTCCTTTCATAAGTTCCTTTGCCTTCTGAAGTTCCTCTTCGTATGCGACTTTTTCTGTGAGTAACCTTCGAACGTGAGAATTCGTTGACTGAATCATCGAATAAAAAGTGTTAGCGTTGCGTTTGGTGCAGTCTCCACGCTCGAGCCATGTTACGACAACCTGGAATGATTTAATGCGCTTGTTTTGTAACGTGACAGAACGCGTTTTCTGGAATTCAAAAGTTTTAGTCTGCAGAAATGCTTAACAacgcttaaaatattttacataataaatACGTTCACAGTGATAATTACTTACTTGCACCGCTTTCATAAATGTATCGTCCTGCTTAATTTTCTCGCAAATATTTGATGCTTCATGATCTGTATAATGTACTACTGGAGGAGGACTGGATGGTGCCCTCTGTCTTTCTTTTTCAACTCTTTCTCTGTGGCGTTGTTCTCTCTGTAGTTGACGTTGTCTACATTCCCATTCATATTGGTCATCCCTAGCCTATATTTTTTATCACGGTATAAGTAAATAAACTAGTATTTATGTATTtacttaattttttatatattaaaagatACTGAGCACTATGTACAAACCTGAGCAAAATCTACATGAAGCCTGCCTGTGTTTGTAGGGTCACCACTGGATCCTATTCTAACTCTATATCCAGATAAATAAATTGCAGCATCAACACTACTCTCCAGTACGAAACGTATATGACAAAAGTTTTTTTTAGAAAGTCGTAAAGTGGTTATTTCTCCGCATCGCTCAAATATTTCTTGAATAATCGTTTCCGTGATATTTTCCGGCAAACCTACGCGATATTTACAAGAAGTTAttagttttatattaattttgagTTTGTGTACAATATATAAAtggaataaattgaaaataccTCCGACAAAAATTGTTCTGCATCCTGGAGGCCTTTCACGGGTTGTTGGAGGTGGAGCATTTGGATTTGGTGGAAACAGTGTACAACTTTTACAATGTATAATTTCTTTGGTACCTTGTGGTGTTGTAGGTGGAGGAGGTAAGGCACCACTCATAATTTGGGCAGCATCGTTCATTATTTGTTCTGGTCCTAATATTTGTGCACCTATCATACTACCATCGTGTGACATCATTCCCATACTCATAGGTCCATAACTATGAGTATGTCCCATATGTGGCCCAAGTGTCATTTCACTCATCATAGGTCCCATTGGACCCATTGGACCCATTCCCATCACTGGATACCCTACTCCCATTCCCCAAACTCCTGTTGCTTGTTCCATTTGTGTTCCCAAATTCGGAGTACTACCAGTATTTGATGATGATGGAATTTCATTACTATTCGAATTACTAGTATGACTGTTATTGTTACTGGTAGAATTTATACTGTTTCGATCATCTGGTCTTCGTTCTTCTCTTCTATCTCTTTCGCTTCTTTCTTCCCTTCTTTCTCTGTCACGCTCCCTTCGATCGCTTCGATCACTTCTAGATCTACTTCAAAAacattgtataatataatatgcgCACAAAAAAATGCATAATATGATTATGATGTTAACACAATTCTACAacttaattatgtgaaacagtaAGCAAGAAAACAACCTTCTATTGTCTCGATTATCTCTATTGTCTCGGTTTTCTCTTTCACGTCGAATGTCActcttttcatttcttttatcACTATTATCTTCAGAAGCTTCTCTAACTACCGGTGGTTGGTTTTTATTTGTACTAAATTCTAATGGAGAATCATTCATTCCTGGCAGTGGTATCGGTGGAGGTAAAGGAGGAAATCCTTGGCCTGCCAACTCCATAAAACTTTGTGGACCTGCGATTGGAGCAAGAGGTCCCATCGGTCCTATACCTAAAGACATACATGGTATCCATAAGTACGagcatttttttaattataataagatAAATGTAACTTTAAATACAGTAATAAAGAATACGTGTTCCGACAAATGTAAGTGTATTATAATGTAAAGTATATGGTTATGACTTTCAAGCATACCCATTGGTGGCATAGCGGCCGCTGGTACACCCGGAAAATTGTAAGCCATTTTCTATTAAACTTTTCACAGTGCTGCAATTATTCTTTGACAAATTACAAATAGTAAAAGAGATTGAAGAAAATAAGTTTACTTTTTCGAAATTCTAGATCATATCGTTGCAAGCTCTGCATCCAATATGGCAGGAGAGCGAATGTAACCTCTTTAGTTTTAAATTTCTCAATCGGCTCATTTCTTCGATAATTTTGATGTTAATTAATCTTGTGCCATGAGGGACAACGAGTGTACTAAAATTATCGGGTCGAATGTAATTTTAGTACCGTATAAGAAGAAGCACGTTGAAAGGTATCGTTTACCTGTTATCGATTGTCGACATCAATTTACGCTAGCAAAAATATCCGCCATTTTTAAATCGTTCCTTATGTTTCTTTGAAATAGTTggcaaattaatataatttattcttcaataattatttaatattactgacattttgtattatattagtttattttcAGGTATCATGAATGGATGAAGTCTGCAGAATTACGATATTTTACTGGTTCAGAGATGTTAACATTGGAAGAAGAATTTCAAATGCAAAAGCGATGGCATCAGGATCAAGACAGTAAGTAACTTTATTTTTAAACTACATATGCATGTgatgatatatttttatttgttttagaaTGTACTTTTATCATTTTGGAAAAAACTGCTTTTACTACATCTGGAAACGAGATAGGTACATAAAACTATATTCTATGTTTAACGCTATTCTTTTCATTATATACCAATATCAATGAATTTTTTAGAAGCTATGATTGGAgatacaaatttattttttaacgaaTCAGATCAGCCAAATACTGCAGAAGTTGAAATTATGATAGCAAATGTTACTTAtaggagaaaaaaaagaggTTGGGAAGCTATGATTCTAATGCTTCTTTATGgtatatgttttatattatctcTTTTTTCTATCATTTATgcgtctttttttattttaataaaaattaaaatacttttctaAAATTAGGAATCAGCGTATTAAATGTCACTAAATACATTGCAAAAATTAAATTTGACAATGAAAGGAGTATAAAAATGTTCGAAAAATTAGGATTTCACAAGGTAACCTGTTTCTTAAAGTATTCATTTAATAGGAATAATACTTTATTGTCAAAATATATATGATTTATATTGTAAAATAGGTAGAAAGAAGCCAAGTTTTCCAAGAATATACTTTTGAAAAAATAGTAAATCAAGATTGGATAGACTGGTTATATTCTAACACTAATATGGATATAATTACTTATGAAGAGTatgataaagagagagagagagagagagagaataacCCTGTCCATgatttgtaatatatttataacagaATCAATAGTATTAAATgttttttcataattttcttaTGTCACGAATTATTAAATTATGGAATTCtaaaaatgttcaaatatttgtaactaatatgttatattattttatgatattaaataattttccatAGCGCAGTTAGTTACAATTGACATAACTAAGCCGTGATTGCTTTTGATTGTCTCTAAGTGATCATAGTTGACTACACGTGTGTGGTGTACGCAACTTCGACGAAGAGCTGTTTTGAACGTAAAGCTTTTTTACGTGTTCAgttaattgaaaatatatttaatagtaTATTCGATGTAATCCAAAATATACGTAAGTAATTAactttatttacattttattcttttttcgtttGCTTACATTAAGtttgattttatcgataatgTAGAAAAAGTTTGTCCAAAAATAACGGAAAAATAGACTTAAACTGAATGAATCCTGTTGTCATGTCGATTTGTCATTATGGAGTGGCTCGAAAACTTATGGATTATTTAAGATAAAAGATTTATTACAGCACGAATGTTTATGTTatctaaattataatataaattgaaatttacaTGCATCTGTCTTTGTACATCTTcgtcttataactttatacaaatatagaaaaataatagtgttatataatatatttaatttatattatttatatatatataattattgttaatcgAGAACTATTACAAAAATCTGCAAATGTTACtcaatatgtaaataaatattggcaATAACAATGAAAGTGATAGAAGTTAAAGATATTCTTTCAATTTTATAAGTTCTTTTCTCTGATACGTGCATTTATGTAATTATTTCGGAATATGTACTTTCTAAtcattgtaaaataaaaaagtgtATAATATTCTAAAAAGATCGTAGGTAGGTTAAGCGATAATTTGAAACAGAAACGGATTAGAAAATGTGTACCGAAGGACGAcagttatctactattattcaACACGTACACAGAgatatgtattatatttcaaTGCGTATACAGATTTGAAAGAGGGTATTGATCCAAAAAAACTACGAAACCTCTAAATTTAAAACAGTTaacttttgcattcctcttaCAAGATATCTATGAATTATTCGCCAGATTTCTACATTAGTATTGCGTTTATGAAAACTCGGAAAAACTTTTCCTATTTTATTACCTGTAAGAATATACCGCATTGCGGCACCGTTTTGCCTTATTCGCCTTATTCTACCTACATCTTTCAATGTATCTCTTGCAATTATATTTAGATAGTGAAGagcttaaataataatttaactaCGTATTAATTACTTGCTGATTTACTTTTTTGGAAAAAAGAGCGAAATTTCAgtgatcgataataataaatttcgttaCACAATGAGCACGGTGAGTTtacaaagaagaaaataattctGATAATATTGCAATGTATAGTAGATACATATTTCTAGTTCCAATTAATTATACCATATTCGTTACAatcaaattttagaatttttagaattcttaataatattCGTTGCTTCAAACTCTTTGAATATCTATATTAAAAAATCTTATCATTTTTATGTATGTAACATAACGCATCAATTTTCAGATAATAAAGCAGAAGATAAATTGAAATTGGAAACCCGTGGAAAACTTTTCACAATCATGTCTCTATTTAAAGTATTCCAAAAGTTGAAAAGTTCCGCGCAGAAAAGACCATTACTCTTCAATTCAATGATATACGGTTCTTTTTACACCGGTGCTGAATTCGCACAACAaacttataataaaatattcaaggTAATATCTCTTTTTGTACGATCAAGGTATACGATTGAAAGGATCAAAATTTCGGGGAAAATATTCTaactaaaaataatattacgtaaaaaataaacaatatataCAGAACAAGCATATAATGAATACATATATAAAGAAAGTTAACAGAATAACAAACAAATTTCttcaataaaaatgaaagacAAAGCAGCTACGAAAGGTATAGTAGTATAATATATACTACTGGTATAATATATACTACTATACcatcaaaatatattattatataatatttgttaatgTTTTTAATTGATTAATTGTTGCGATTGTAGTTTTCGTTATCACCGGTATCAACAAACATTGAAGAGACGAACACATTTGAAATTAAGAAGCCACTATCTCTTTGGATAAGAAACTTTAATCAAAAGTTGGGTTTATTGGATGAGAATAACTCGGCGCAATCGAGAAGTTACAATTGGGCTCAACTTAAACGATATGCTATTTATGGTTGTTTCATTGCAGGACCTATACTACATGGATGGTACCACGTATCACTTTATCTTTTTATACAACGCTTTATGctatttatctatttttatCACTTATCATCTATCACATTATGCTTTCTTGGTTACATAGTAAGGCACTTTATGTACTAGGCGCATGCATATGCATACGTGCTTATATATGtgcctatacatatatatgcaatTGTGTTTGTAACAAATGGAACACGAAAGTTATTGAAAATGTCTAATCTAATAATTACAATATCATCAAACGACTAAATTTTTTTTGatcatacaaatatattttttctttaaatagaaattgaatatttaaaataaattagaatataaataataacaataacaacaacaataacgacgatgatattaaaaattaaagcaCTTGATATTGATATTAGAAAGTTAAAAaaggaattatatatatatatcaatccTATATTGATATATAAAAAAAGTTGTCAAGTAATTGGTTGgttttatttgattttgataACGTTGATCTTTCATAGACACTTGTTATTATAAATATCAACGTGAAATAAATTGTCTGTCCACTGGATGACGATCGCACGATTGCATTCATCGGCACGCTGGTCTTCTGTCGACTTGTCACCTTCGGTGAGCTTATTCTATTTTGTGATTTGCATTAGTACAAAATTTGCTTGTATTGTATTTGTTAATGCCAATGTTATCATGAATTATCATGATAAAATAATGAACATTAAAAATTACTGTATCTTACTATCAATCGATCGAAATCATATTTTtccataatatttattaattttaaattaacattTAAGCTAACGTTTAAGAATCgactaaaaattaattaaattattcaatATTGTGTTTTCATCAGGTACAAATGGTTGGATATATTTTATAAAGGCcaaactataaaaattgtcCTCACAAAACTTTTGGTCGATCAATTTATTCTTACACCGCCATTGATTACGCTGTTTTTCATCAGTTTGTATTCAACTTCTCTGtatcacatatatatatattaattttatatatagtattattatatatagtattatcatatttCTTAATGTTTTAGGTATGAGTTTGATGGAGGGTAAATCGAATCCACTGGATGaatgtaaaacaaaatttttgcAAACGTTCAaggtaatttaaattattttatttttaacatttaattgATTCTAGTTTTCAATCTAgttggatttcttttttatttttagactTCCTGCATGTACTGGTTACCagttcaatttttaaattttctactaGTACCGTCAGCACTACGAGTCTCTTTCGTTAGTATCGCGGCCTTTTGTTGGGTAAACATACTCTGTTATTTGAAAAGTATACCTGTACCCGAATGTAAtaataatcaaataaaatattgatttcCTGCATTAATATCTTTGTTTCTGCATGTTAAAGTTCACTAAAAACTTAGTATAACAATGAACATGacatttaaataattgtaatttagtttagtttaatatatatatcaGGTAAACTTAAGTATTTGTCAAATAGCATTAAGTACAAGAAAATTGGATTCAACAcaaatttttatgtaataattgaaatattt
This portion of the Bombus affinis isolate iyBomAffi1 chromosome 1, iyBomAffi1.2, whole genome shotgun sequence genome encodes:
- the LOC126918641 gene encoding PXMP2/4 family protein 4-like isoform X1, with the translated sequence MSLFKVFQKLKSSAQKRPLLFNSMIYGSFYTGAEFAQQTYNKIFKFSLSPVSTNIEETNTFEIKKPLSLWIRNFNQKLGLLDENNSAQSRSYNWAQLKRYAIYGCFIAGPILHGWYKWLDIFYKGQTIKIVLTKLLVDQFILTPPLITLFFISMSLMEGKSNPLDECKTKFLQTFKTSCMYWLPVQFLNFLLVPSALRVSFVSIAAFCWVNILCYLKSIPVPECNNNQIKY
- the LOC126918641 gene encoding N-acetyltransferase 9-like protein isoform X2, translated to MRDNECTKIIGSNVILVPYKKKHVERYHEWMKSAELRYFTGSEMLTLEEEFQMQKRWHQDQDKCTFIILEKTAFTTSGNEIEAMIGDTNLFFNESDQPNTAEVEIMIANVTYRRKKRGWEAMILMLLYGISVLNVTKYIAKIKFDNERSIKMFEKLGFHKVERSQVFQEYTFEKIVNQDWIDWLYSNTNMDIITYEEYDKERERERENNPVHDL
- the LOC126918641 gene encoding uncharacterized protein LOC126918641 isoform X5; translated protein: MSLFKVFQKLKSSAQKRPLLFNSMIYGSFYTGAEFAQQTYNKIFKFSLSPVSTNIEETNTFEIKKPLSLWIRNFNQKLGLLDENNSAQSRSYNWAQLKRYAIYGCFIAGPILHGWYKWLDIFYKGQTIKIVLTKLLVDQFILTPPLITLFFISMSLMEGKSNPLDECKTKFLQTFKLDFFFIFRLPACTGYQFNF
- the LOC126918586 gene encoding ecto-NOX disulfide-thiol exchanger 2 isoform X2, producing the protein MAYNFPGVPAAAMPPMGIGPMGPLAPIAGPQSFMELAGQGFPPLPPPIPLPGMNDSPLEFSTNKNQPPVVREASEDNSDKRNEKSDIRRERENRDNRDNRDNRRSRSDRSDRRERDRERREERSERDRREERRPDDRNSINSTSNNNSHTSNSNSNEIPSSSNTGSTPNLGTQMEQATGVWGMGVGYPVMGMGPMGPMGPMMSEMTLGPHMGHTHSYGPMSMGMMSHDGSMIGAQILGPEQIMNDAAQIMSGALPPPPTTPQGTKEIIHCKSCTLFPPNPNAPPPTTRERPPGCRTIFVGGLPENITETIIQEIFERCGEITTLRLSKKNFCHIRFVLESSVDAAIYLSGYRVRIGSSGDPTNTGRLHVDFAQARDDQYEWECRQRQLQREQRHRERVEKERQRAPSSPPPVVHYTDHEASNICEKIKQDDTFMKAVQVVVTWLERGDCTKRNANTFYSMIQSTNSHVRRLLTEKVAYEEELQKAKELMKGRMQGLLIQFSQIERVFTAASHKKVWDHFTKAQRKNIEMWKKQSSEIKAVQLEESLMEGEGEMEVSDSEEEPQRKKTRNQSDAHDDIERLQVLKEENDSLRCQLEAYKNEVDLLKSETKSEIDAKDKQMKMLQQTLKGMQEQLMQSRKQQAQDDQKIKDLTVKLNATKKEEPRESEIITLDKDDDVSEEPRTPKQLVLTSNFVQITQKDAKLIGLIATFLHIHPFGASVDYLWSYLQKLEPGIKPNEVEALMQRFPQVFKQDLFGIGANMERRWQFSGFNVYRNH
- the LOC126918641 gene encoding N-acetyltransferase 9-like protein isoform X4, whose protein sequence is MVMTFKHTHWWHSGRWYTRKIFIFRYHEWMKSAELRYFTGSEMLTLEEEFQMQKRWHQDQDKCTFIILEKTAFTTSGNEIEAMIGDTNLFFNESDQPNTAEVEIMIANVTYRRKKRGWEAMILMLLYGISVLNVTKYIAKIKFDNERSIKMFEKLGFHKVERSQVFQEYTFEKIVNQDWIDWLYSNTNMDIITYEEYDKERERERENNPVHDL
- the LOC126918641 gene encoding N-acetyltransferase 9-like protein isoform X3, giving the protein MRDNECTKIIGSNVILVPYKKKHVERYHEWMKSAELRYFTGSEMLTLEEEFQMQKRWHQDQDKCTFIILEKTAFTTSGNEIEAMIGDTNLFFNESDQPNTAEVEIMIANVTYRRKKRGWEAMILMLLYGISVLNVTKYIAKIKFDNERSIKMFEKLGFHKVERSQVFQEYTFEKIVNQDWIDWLYSNTNMDIITYEEYDKERERERENNPVHDL
- the LOC126918586 gene encoding ecto-NOX disulfide-thiol exchanger 2 isoform X1, translating into MAYNFPGVPAAAMPPMGIGPMGPLAPIAGPQSFMELAGQGFPPLPPPIPLPGMNDSPLEFSTNKNQPPVVREASEDNSDKRNEKSDIRRERENRDNRDNRDNRRSRSDRSDRRERDRERREERSERDRREERRPDDRNSINSTSNNNSHTSNSNSNEIPSSSNTGSTPNLGTQMEQATGVWGMGVGYPVMGMGPMGPMGPMMSEMTLGPHMGHTHSYGPMSMGMMSHDGSMIGAQILGPEQIMNDAAQIMSGALPPPPTTPQGTKEIIHCKSCTLFPPNPNAPPPTTRERPPGCRTIFVGGLPENITETIIQEIFERCGEITTLRLSKKNFCHIRFVLESSVDAAIYLSGYRVRIGSSGDPTNTGRLHVDFAQARDDQYEWECRQRQLQREQRHRERVEKERQRAPSSPPPVVHYTDHEASNICEKIKQDDTFMKAVQKTRSVTLQNKRIKSFQVVVTWLERGDCTKRNANTFYSMIQSTNSHVRRLLTEKVAYEEELQKAKELMKGRMQGLLIQFSQIERVFTAASHKKVWDHFTKAQRKNIEMWKKQSSEIKAVQLEESLMEGEGEMEVSDSEEEPQRKKTRNQSDAHDDIERLQVLKEENDSLRCQLEAYKNEVDLLKSETKSEIDAKDKQMKMLQQTLKGMQEQLMQSRKQQAQDDQKIKDLTVKLNATKKEEPRESEIITLDKDDDVSEEPRTPKQLVLTSNFVQITQKDAKLIGLIATFLHIHPFGASVDYLWSYLQKLEPGIKPNEVEALMQRFPQVFKQDLFGIGANMERRWQFSGFNVYRNH